In Humulus lupulus chromosome 7, drHumLupu1.1, whole genome shotgun sequence, the following are encoded in one genomic region:
- the LOC133790366 gene encoding uncharacterized protein LOC133790366 has protein sequence MDPEKPIDDQFSKLHPCLPVNTRIGIVGGGPSGISASYALAKLGYTNVTVLEKYHSVGGMCESVEIRGKIYDLGGQVLAANSAPVIFHLARETSSELEEMDSHKLALIDSATGEYQDIKVADDYVSVISLTLELQDKAKNASRLGMHAVSELASDLTPQYLNDRGFKSVPKSVAYGYTASGYGFVQDMPYAYIHEFTRTSMAGKIRRFKGGYTSLWQKISGSLPIEVHCNTEVLAIKRNSDGVKVDVKDCNGEVKVMDFDKIIISGSFPFKSGRIYRSPHSNSTEHESEAIDFGDLEKELFSKVQTIDYYTTALKIKGLDHLPIGFYYFAEYMEDPTTIGYPVAMQRFYADSDIFLFWSYGNSVDIKGPKVSQLAMRTVESMGGQVEEMVLQRRFKYFPHVRSQDMKEGFYDKLEFELQGLRNTYYIGGLMAFELTERNSSYAMALVCKHFANNESAPIFPYVKNLFPLQKDCLNKSLKGLDELPGVKFPDLPSLDGYLKHWGTHNITQNKTLYTWINEEGAVVGQRTYRELHANASCIAQNLLTSQKPDIKPGDRVLLVYVPGLDFIDAFFGCLRAKVLPVPVLPPDPMQRGGQALQKIENIAKSCQAVAILSTVGYHSAVRAGLVKSLILLTGKSGKCKAQWPNLPWLHTNTWVKNTKNLLVEGKIDQFEPQPDDLCFLQFTSGSTGDAKGVMITHGGLIHNVKLMRKRYKSTSKTVLVSWLPQYHDMGLIGGLFTALVSGGCAILFSPLAFIKNPLMWLQILSKYRATHSAGPNFAFELVVRRLESSKDQIYDLSSMIFLMVAAEPVRQKTLKRFIELTRSYGLSQGVMAPGYGLAENCVFVSCAFGEGKILVDWEGRVCCGYVVPNDADVDIRIVNPELSEELEDNGKEGEIWISSPSAGVGYWGWEELSQKTFKNELQDHPGRIYTRTGDLGRVIDGKLFITGRIKDLIIVAGRNIYSADVEKTVESSSELLRPGCCAVIGVPEDTLSTKGISVPDSSDHVGLVIIAEVKDGKPVSKDVVDHIKLRVAEEHGVNVASVKLIKPRTISKTTSGKIKRFECLKQFTDGTLNAVPDPIISKKVLKRSFTTGTCRDGNTPRAQLVSSPIPSLIMSNREITEFLKGVVSEQTGIPTKDISENENLVSYGIDSIGVVRAAQKLSDFLGVSVGAVDIFTASCIAELASFSENLLHKSQPEQLSTLSHVTEHEIDFAEPLMEVSMSRQLHIWLLQNLALVYVAFLLVFPAYLSFSLFMWSISAIGPLTGGILWLDYLIPLALAPLAWIFCILCTCLCISLFGNSFLRPNYALSPKLSIWSVDFVKWWALYKAQEVSSKILAEHLRGTVFLTYWFEMFGARIGSSVLLDTVDITDPSLVSIGDGAVIAEGALIQSHEVKNGTVSFQPIRIGRNSSIGPYAVIQKDSVVGDEFDILALQKNGSKHVVKSAKSGNLHKGALQPNVISKTQTDSIYHLMGIYLVGFISSFSATILYFIYIWLSKSSPSPQEYAFMCSFGAFHWIPYAITAYATMFTSVSFNFYEFSFYTAIFYLAHGLILSLFTSALTHFLSSTKNTKEHHFRSWLCGRIRIACHLRFAKLLSGTEAFCIYLRLLGAKVGKYCSIRAINPVFEPKMISIGDGVHLGDFSRIISGFYSSSGFTSGRIDVQDNSVVGSQSVVLPGSIIQNDVILGALSVAPMNSVLQRGGVYVGSQTPVMIKNTMHSLDDRIEEMDTKYKKIVGNLAANLAATTLKVKSRYFHRIGVSGKGYLKIYENIKDWPDHKIFSPGKSYPVIIRHSNSLSADDDARIDARGAAIRLLPEETSSDQSSLLDLTLKTGNAFYARTIADFATWLVCGLPAREEYVKRAPHVRDAVWASLRLTESYAQLHYYSNICRLFRFSDGKEMYVKFKLRPYDDSINEDSGRVEPIGILPPDTGAIPRDKKDTRPLLFLAEDFRNRVNETNGVRYVFQLQFRPVPNDEATRDVALDCTKPWDETEFPYIDIGEINISENLSAEESEKLDFNPFQKCPEIDVIHASSSSQSASIDHGRSLIYEICQHLRNGEPIPEAWKIFLEQSDVKVDLSGCPMAATLAKKDEKAVTLQRSWYQTLWATFAQPLLQTVFPIFLLALVIFAPLKCVLHLKKAHELSLQWLLPLFWVSSGYMAALSCVAAKWVLVGKKKEGETVLIWGKEVFMDTTWQAFRTLVGDYFMEMTTGSVMFLIWMKLMGSDIELEEGAYVDSMGAMLNPEMVEIERGGCVGREALLFGHIYEGDGGKVKFGKIKVGEGGFVGSRAVVMPGVIVESGGNLSALSLAMKEEVIKSR, from the exons ATGGACCCAGAAAAGCCAATAGACGATCAGTTTTCAAAGTTGCATCCATGTCTGCCTGTGAACACAAGAATTGGGATAGTAGGTGGTGGTCCAAGTGGCATATCAGCTTCTTATGCACTGGCAAAACTTGGTTACACTAATGTGACAGTATTAGAGAAGTATCATTCTGTTGGTGGCATGTGTGAGTCTGTCGAAATAAGAG GGAAGATATATGATCTGGGTGGTCAAGTTCTTGCCGCAAATAGTGCCCCTGTAATCTTTCACTTGGCAAGAGAGACTAGTTCTGAACTAGAAGAGATGGATTCCCACAAGCTTGCTCTCATTGACAGTGCCACAGGAGAGTATCAGGATATAAAAGTTGCAGATGATTATGTATCTGTGATATCACTGACCTTAGAGCTTCAG GATAAGGCAAAAAATGCAAGTCGACTTGGCATGCATGCTGTGAGTGAATTAGCTTCAGACTTAACTCCTCAGTATCTTAATGACCGTGGATTCAAATCAGTTCCCAAGTCTGTGGCTTATGGATACACTGCTTCTGGGTATGGATTTGTCCAAGACATGCCTTATGCTTACATTCACGAGTTCACTCGCACATCCATGGCTGGAAAGATTCGGCGTTTTAAAGGTGGATACACTAGTCTTTGGCAAAAGATCAGTGGATCACTTCCAATAGAAGTCCACTGCAACACTGAAGTGTTGGCAATCAAACGTAATTCTGATGGTGTTAAAGTTGATGTGAAAGACTGCAATGGGGAAGTCAAGGTTATggattttgataaaataatcatTTCTGGTTCTTTTCCATTCAAAAGTGGAAGAATTTACAGATCTCCGCATTCAAATTCTACAG AACATGAATCTGAAGCAATTGATTTTGGTGATCTCGAAAAAGAGTTGTTCAGTAAAGTACAGACAATTGATTACTACACCACTGCTTTGAAGATCAAAGGGCTAGATCATTTGCCAATTGGTTTTTATTACTTCGCTGAATATATGGAAGATCCTACAACAATAGGATATCCAGTTGCAATGCAGAGGTTTTATGCTGACTctgatattttcttattttggtcATATGGCAATTCAGTCGACATTAAAGGACCAAAAGTCTCTCAGCTTGCAATGAGAACAGTAGAAAGTATGGGGGGACAAGTTGAGGAGATGGTGCTACAACGAAGATTCAAGTATTTTCCCCATGTTAGAAGCCAAG ATATGAAGGAAGGGTTCTATGACAAATTAGAATTTGAACTTCAAGGCTTGAGGAACACTTACTACATAGGTGGGCTTATGGCATTTGAGCTTACAGAGAGAAATTCATCATATGCCATGGCCTTAGTCTGCAAGCACTTTGCAAATAATGAGTCTGCACCAATTTTTCCTTATGTCAAG AATTTATTTCCCTTGCAAAAAGATTGTTTGAATAAGAGTCTTAAAGGTTTAGATGAGCTTCCAGGAGTAAAATTTCCCGATCTACCTTCACTTGATGGTTATTTGAAACATTGGGGAACTCATAACATCACTCAAAACAAGACACTTTATACTTGGATAAACGAAGAAGGAGCAGTAGTTGGCCAAAGGACTTACAGAGAACTGCATGCCAATGCTTCTTGCATTGCTCAAAACCTCTTGACAAGCCAAAAGCCTGATATCAAGCCTGGTGATAGGGTTCTCCTAGTCTATGTCCCGGGTCTGGACTTCATTGATGCCTTCTTTGGATGCTTAAGAGCAAAAGTGTTACCGGTGCCAGTTCTTCCTCCTGATCCTATGCAAAGAGGTGGCCAAGCACTTCAAAAGATTGAGAATATTGCTAAATCGTGTCAGGCAGTGGCAATCTTATCGACAGTTGGTTATCACTCAGCAGTTCGAGCAGGTTTGGTGAAGAGTCTCATTTTGTTGACAGGAAAAAGTGGTAAATGCAAAGCACAGTGGCCCAATCTTCCATGGTTACACACAAATACTTGGGTCAAGAACACTAAGAATTTGCTTGTAGAAGGTAAAATTGATCAATTTGAACCGCAGCCAGATGATTTATGCTTTCTGCAATTCACATCAGGATCAACAGGCGATGCTAAAGGAGTCATGATAACTCATGGGGGTCTCATTCACAACGTAAAATTGATGCGAAAAAGATACAAGAGCACCTCCAAGACAGTTTTAGTAAGTTGGCTTCCACAATACCACGATATGGGGCTCATTGGAGGACTTTTTACAGCGCTAGTTAGTGGTGGTTGTGCAATTTTATTCTCCCCATTGGCATTCATCAAGAATCCACTCATGTGGCTCCAAATTCTAAGCAAGTATCGAGCTACTCACAGCGCTGGCCCCAACTTTGCTTTTGAGTTGGTTGTTCGAAGGCTAGAGTCTAGCAAGGATCAAATATATGACCTTTCTTCCATGATTTTTCTTATGGTTGCTGCTGAACCTGTGAGGCAAAAGACTTTGAAAAGATTTATTGAGCTCACGCGTTCTTATGGTCTATCTCAAGGCGTGATGGCACCTGGTTATGGCTTGGCAGAAAATTGTGTCTTTGTCAGTTGCGCATTCGGAGAAGGAAAAATCTTGGTGGACTGGGAAGGAAGAGTGTGTTGTGGTTATGTGGTTCCAAATGATGCAGATGTCGATATCAGAATTGTTAACCCAGAATTGAGTGAAGAGCTTGAAGATAATGGAAAGGAAGGTGAGATTTGGATTAGTAGTCCAAGTGCTGGAGTCGGGTATTGGGGTTGGGAAGAATTGAGTCAGAAAACTTTTAAAAATGAGCTCCAAGATCATCCTGGACGTATATACACTAGAACAGGGGACCTGGGACGAGTAATTGATGGGAAGTTATTCATCACTGGAAGAATTAAAGATCTTATCATTGTAGCTGGTAGAAACATTTACTCAGCTGATGTAGAGAAGACAGTTGAGAGTTCATCCGAACTTCTACGTCCAGGTTGTTGTGCTGTTATTGGCGTTCCTGAGGACACTTTATCAACAAAAGGGATTTCTGTTCCAGACAGCTCTGACCATGTTGGTTTGGTTATAATTGCTGAGGTTAAAGATGGAAAACCTGTTAGCAAGGATGTAGTTGATCATATTAAATTGCGTGTTGCAGAAGAACATGGAGTCAATGTTGCTTCTGTTAAGCTTATCAAGCCTAGAACCATAAGCAAAACGACGTCAGGAAAGATCAAGAGATTCGAATGCCTTAAACAGTTTACTGATGGGACATTGAATGCAGTACCAGATCCAATTATTTCTAAAAAGGTTTTGAAACGATCCTTCACTACAGGAACATGTAGAGATGGAAACACCCCCCGCGCTCAACTAGTGAGTTCTCCTATACCAAGTCTCATAATGAGCAACAGAGAAATTACGGAGTTTTTAAAAGGAGTAGTCTCTGAACAGACTGGTATACCCACTAAAGACATATCTGAAAATGAGAACCTAGTCTCCTATGGAATTGACTCAATTGGTGTTGTCAGAGCTGCTCAAAAACTTTCAGATTTCCTTGGTGTTTCAGTTGGAGCTGTAGATATTTTCACAGCCTCTTGCATTGCAGAGTTGGCAAGCTTTTCAGAGAATCTATTGCACAAGTCCCAACCTGAGCAATTGAGCACTCTATCTCATGTTACCGAACACGAGATTGATTTTGCTGAGCCTTTAATGGAAGTTTCTATGTCTCGCCAGTTACATATCTGGTTGCTCCAAAATCTAGCTCTTGTTTATGTTGCTTTCCTTCTTGTTTTCCCTGCCTATTTGTCATTTTCCCTTTTCATGTGGTCTATCTCAGCCATTGGTCCATTGACAGGAGGAATTCTCTGGTTAGACTATTTGATCCCTTTGGCTCTTGCTCCTCTTGCTTGGATTTTTTGTATCCTTTGTACTTGCCTTTGCATTTCTCTTTTTGGAAATTCTTTCTTAAGGCCAAATTATGCCTTGAGCCCTAAACTTTCCATTTGGTCAGTTGATTTTGTTAAGTGGTGGGCATTGTATAAGGCTCAAGAAGTTTCTTCCAAGATTCTGGCAGAACATCTTAGAGGTACAGTGTTCCTAACATACTGGTTTGAGATGTTTGGAGCTAGGATTGGATCTTCAGTTTTGCTCGACACAGTTGACATCACCGACCCATCCTTGGTTTCAATTGGAGATGGAGCTGTTATTGCAGAAGGTGCTTTGATTCAAAGTCATGAAGTAAAGAATGGAACTGTAAGCTTTCAACCTATTAGAATTGGCCGAAATTCGTCTATTGGACCTTATGCTGTTATCCAAAAAGATAGTGTTGTGGGGGACGAGTTTGATATCTTAGCTTTGCAAAAAAATGGAAGCAAGCATGTAGTCAAATCTGCCAAGAGTGGTAATCTTCACAAG GGAGCATTGCAGCCAAATGTCATATCTAAGACTCAAACTGATTCCATttaccatttgatgggaatttacTTAGTTGGCTTCATCAGCTCTTTCTCAGCAACCATTTTGTACTTCATCTACATTTGGCTGTCTAAGTCGTCTCCTTCCCCACAAGAATATGCATTTATGTGCAGCTTTGGAGCATTTCACTGGATACCTTATGCCATCACTGCATATGCCACCATGTTTACTAGTGTCTCATTCAACTTTTACGAATTTTCCTTCTACACAGCCATTTTTTACTTAGCTCATGGCCTTATACTCAGCTTGTTCACCTCTGCTTTGACTCATTTCTTATCTTCAACAAAAAACACAAAGGAACATCATTTCAGGTCATGGCTTTGTGGGAGAATCAGAATTGCATGTCACCTTAGATTTGCCAAGCTCTTATCAGGAACAGAAGCCTTCTGTATATACTTGCGCCTTTTAGGTGCAAAGGTTGGGAAATATTGCTCTATCAGGGCCATCAACCCAGTTTTTGAaccaaaaatgatttctattggTGATGGCGTTCATCTTGGTGACTTCAGCCGGATCATATCTGGATTTTACTCCTCCAGCGGGTTTACAAGCGGGAGAATTGACGTGCAGGATAATTCAGTGGTTGGGAGTCAAAGCGTAGTTCTTCCCGGTTCAATAATTCAGAATGATGTTATTCTTGGGGCACTTTCAGTTGCTCCCATGAACTCAGTGCTTCAAAGAGGTGGTGTTTATGTTGGTTCTCAGACTCCAGTCATGATTAAGAACACCATGCACTCTTTGGACGATCGCATTGAAGAGATGGACACAAAATACAAGAAAATAGTCGGAAATCTTGCTGCAAACTTGGCTGCCACAACTCTCAAAGTTAAATCAAGATATTTCCATCGAATTGGTGTTAGTGGGAAAGGGTACTTGAAGATTTATGAGAACATCAAAGATTGGCCTGACCACAAAATCTTCAGTCCGGGAAAAAGCTATCCTGTGATAATCAGACATAGTAATAGCTTGAGTGCAGATGATGATGCTAGGATTGATGCTCGTGGTGCAGCCATAAGACTACTTCCAGAAGAAACCAGTAGTGATCAGTCCTCACTCCTTGATCTCACACTGAAAACAGGCAATGCATTCTATGCCCGAACAATAGCAGATTTCGCGACATGGCTAGTATGTGGTCTTCCTGCAAGAGAAGAATATGTCAAGCGAGCCCCTCATGTTCGTGATGCAGTTTGGGCTTCCCTACGCCTTACAGAGTCGTATGCTCAGTTGCACTACTACTCAAATATTTGTAGGTTGTTTCGATTCTCAGATGGAAAGGAAATGTACGTAAAGTTCAAGTTGAGGCCTTATGATGATAGTATCAATGAAGATTCTGGTAGGGTCGAGCCTATTGGGATTTTACCACCCGACACAGGTGCAATTCCTAGAGACAAAAAAGACACTCGTCCATTACTTTTCCTTGCAGAAGATTTTCGCAACCGTGTGAATGAGACAAATGGGGTTCGCTATGTTTTCCAGTTACAATTCAGACCAGTTCCGAATGATGAAGCCACGCGTGATGTTGCACTTGATTGTACGAAGCCTTGGGATGAGACTGAATTCCCATACATTGATATTGGAGAGATTAACATCAGTGAGAATTTATCTGCAGAAGAATCAGAGAAGTTGGACTTTAATCCTTTTCAAAAATGCCCTGAGATAGATGTCATTCATGCCTCATCATCTTCCCAAAGTGCTTCAATTGATCACGGCCGTTCATTGATATATGAGATCTGTCAGCATTTACGAAATGGAGAACCAATCCCAGAAGCCTGGAAAATCTTCCTGGAGCAGTCTGATGTCAAAGTAGATCTTTCAGGTTGTCCCATGGCTGCAACACTAGCTAAGAAAGATGAAAAGGCAGTGACTCTTCAAAGAAGTTGGTATCAGACGCTCTGGGCAACTTTTGCCCAACCTCTACTCCAAACAGTCTTTCCTATTTTCCTCTTGGCATTAGTGATCTTTGCTCCATTGAAATGTGTTCTTCACTTGAAGAAAGCTCATGAACTCTCCCTGCAATGGCTGCTTCCTTTGTTTTGGGTATCTTCAGGTTATATGGCTGCATTATCTTGCGTGGCGGCCAAATGGGTTCTGGTGGGAAAGAAGAAAGAAGGTGAAACAGTACTCATTTGGGGCAAAGAGGTTTTCATGGATACAACATGGCAAGCCTTCAGAACACTTGTTGGAGATTATTTCATGGAGATGACAACTGGGTCTGTTATGTTCCTGATATGGATGAAGCTTATGGGCTCGGATATCGAGTTGGAAGAAGGTGCTTATGTGGACAGCATGGGAGCTATGTTGAATCCTGAAATGGTGGAGATTGAAAGAGGTGGCTGTGTGGGAAGAGAAGCTCTCTTGTTCGGACATATCTATGAAGGAGATGGAGGGAAAGTTAAGTTTGGAAAGATTAAGGTAGGAGAAGGTGGTTTTGTTGGGAGCAGAGCTGTGGTTATGCCTGGGGTGATAGTTGAGAGTGGAGGCAATCTAAGTGCTCTCTCGCTCGCCATGAAAGAAGAAGTGATTAAGTCAAGGTGA
- the LOC133790367 gene encoding ETHYLENE INSENSITIVE 3-like 3 protein produces the protein MAYEGDSSDIEVEDLRCDDLADKDVSDEEIEPEELERRMWKDRIKLKRLKERQKLAAQQAAEKQKPKQTSDQARRKKMSRAQDGILKYMLKLMEVCKARGFVYGIIPEKGKPVSGASDNIRAWWKEKVKFDKNGPAAIAKYEAECLALCEADNNRNGNSQSILQDLQDATLGSLLSSLMQHCEPPQRKFPLEKKVPPPWWPTGNEDWWVKLGLPHGQTPPYKKPHDLKKMWKVGVLTAVIKHMSPDIAKIRRHVRQSKCLQDKMTAKESAIWLGVLSREEALVRQPSSDNGTSGVTEIPPGRGEKQAAANSDSNYDVDGADDGSGSVSSRDVRRSQSMGVERSGNLQNNTSQPGQDKEQLDKPPKRPRLNSKPTDQLPRPSQNELLHIEPRNSLPDINHTEEVHLIGYHSEQNQQEDETVTGLRPPDKDIDVESQLPVSDFNSLFALPSDNEVSTHSRHEGGAAMNFHEIPNTGIHHGDTYNFYNPSANYGPSHDRHHSPVAINEIHVRPADGVHLPTVHRNGSEISGGDLPYYVNNEQDRPVDSHFGSPLNSLSLDFGGFNSPLNFGINGTSVLDDLLLDDDLIQYFGA, from the coding sequence ATGGCTTATGAGGGTGACAGTTCGGACATAGAAGTTGAAGACTTAAGGTGTGATGATCTAGCAGACAAGGATGTCAGTGATGAAGAGATTGAACCGGAAGAATTGGAAAGACGAATGTGGAAGGATCGTATCAAGCTTAAAAGGCTCAAGGAAAGACAGAAGCTTGCAGCCCAGCAAGCTGCAGAGAAGCAAAAGCCCAAGCAGACCTCTGATCAGGCGCGGAGAAAGAAAATGTCCAGAGCACAGGATGGAATTCTCAAGTATATGTTGAAGCTGATGGAAGTGTGCAAAGCTCGTGGTTTTGTTTATGGCATCATTCCGGAGAAGGGAAAGCCAGTTAGTGGTGCTTCGGATAACATTAGAGCTTGGTGGAAAGAAAAAGTGAAGTTTGATAAAAATGGGCCGGCAGCCATAGCCAAGTATGAAGCTGAGTGTCTTGCCTTGTGTGAGGCAGACAATAATCGGAATGGAAATTCCCAGAGCATTCTCCAGGACCTGCAAGATGCAACTCTTGGATCTCTTCTGTCTTCGTTGATGCAACACTGTGAGCCTCCTCAAAGGAAGTTTCCATTAGAAAAGAAAGTCCCTCCTCCTTGGTGGCCAACTGGGAATGAAGATTGGTGGGTAAAGTTGGGGCTACCCCATGGTCAGACCCCGCCATATAAGAAGCCACACGACTTGAAGAAAATGTGGAAAGTTGGAGTTTTAACGGCTGTGATAAAGCACATGTCTCCAGACATTGCAAAGATAAGGAGACATGTTCGCCAGTCAAAGTGCTTACAGGATAAGATGACAGCGAAGGAGAGTGCAATCTGGTTAGGAGTTTTGAGCAGAGAGGAAGCCCTTGTTCGGCAGCCTAGTAGCGATAATGGGACATCTGGAGTAACAGAGATTCCACCAGGGCGTGGTGAAAAGCAAGCTGCTGCTAATAGTGACAGCAATTATGACGTTGACGGGGCTGATGATGGCTCAGGTTCTGTTTCATCTAGAGATGTGAGGAGAAGTCAATCTATGGGTGTAGAACGTTCAGGCAACCTGCAGAATAATACTTCTCAACCTGGCCAAGACAAAGAGCAATTGGATAAGCCACCCAAGAGACCCCGTTTAAATTCAAAACCTACTGATCAATTGCCTCGGCCATCTCAAAATGAGCTTCTACATATTGAACCAAGAAACAGTTTACCTGATATAAACCACACTGAAGAGGTACACTTAATTGGATACCATTCTGAACAAAATCAACAGGAAGATGAGACAGTAACAGGTTTACGGCCACCAGATAAGGATATCGATGTCGAATCTCAATTACCAGTTTCGGATTTCAACAGCTTATTTGCATTACCATCTGATAATGAAGTTTCCACTCACAGTAGGCATGAAGGTGGTGCAGCAATGAATTTCCATGAAATTCCAAACACTGGCATTCATCATGGAGATACATATAATTTCTATAATCCATCAGCTAATTATGGTCCTTCACATGACCGGCATCATTCGCCAGTTGCAATTAATGAAATTCATGTTAGGCCAGCAGATGGAGTTCATTTACCAACAGTACATAGAAACGGTAGCGAGATTAGTGGAGGAGACTTGCCATACTATGTAAATAATGAACAAGACAGACCTGTCGATAGTCACTTCGGTTCTCCACTTAATAGTTTGtcacttgattttggaggattcAACAGCCCCCTCAATTTTGGAATCAATGGCACAAGTGTGCTCGACGACCTTTTGCTCGACGATGATTTGATACAGTACTTTGGGGCATAA